GCGGCAAGCTGCTGAATAATTGCAAATTCGCGCTCAGCGCGTGCTTGTTCGGTTTTTGTCCGAATACCCTGCGGTTTGAAATACACGCCAGACACCTTGCGCGGCCCTAAGGCTTGTACAGCAATATCCAAAAGCAAGGCATGCGGTAGTTGCGCCTTCAATGGAAGAACCACTTGACTAAAGCCCGCTGCATCTACCGATTCTCGCAGTGACAGACACAAACCTTCCCAAATAAGCTCTTCATGAATCCATTCAGGCGTTTTATAAGGTATATGAGATGCTTGTGGAATACCCGGTTGTATATCGTGAAGAATAAGGTCTTCCCTGCAGCTTTGAGCAACTGCCACGGGTTCACCCGTATGATCCAAAATAAAACTACCACCAGCATAAAGCACATCATCATATGCCCCAACGGGCGCTACGTGAGCAAGCCACAATTGTTCATCCTGAACTAACTGCACAAGCTCTGTGTCTGAAAGACCAGAAATGCCAATCGACAGTGGGTCTTCAAGACGCATAGGATTGATTTGAAATTGAATAATGAGGTCAACGTCATGTTGAATCTCATGAATATCATGAATGGCATCAACGGTAAGCGCTACGCGAACATCATCAAGGTCAAACACAGGCGGCGCCCACAAATCCATAGGGGTGTTTTCGCGACGCAAACGCGCTGTTAAGCGAAGAGGAATAACCCGACCTTCCTTGAGCAGAAAGAGCTCCAGCATGTGTACACCCTCAATTGCAAGGGCAGCAGGAATAATGCATGCAAGACCTAAAGGCTCAAGCTCGTGAGCAATATCCTCAAAGGCCAGCAGCAGATGGTGCTCAAAGTTATCGTATTCGAGCAAACTGCCAGGAACTACGCCCGAGAACAATGGAGCCGGAATGCATAAAACAGTTGCGCCTTGCTCGTGCGCCAGGCGTGCCTGTTTAACGATACGCTCACTGATGGCGTCGATGTCACCAATGTGCATATGTATTTGTGCTATAGCCAGCTTCATCGTCACTCCAAATAATCAAAAAAGGGTCGCCCATGCACAGGCGACCCCATCCCTTTTGAGCGATTAATCCTTAAAAGGTAGCCTTCCACAGACCATGAAGGTTGCAATACTCATAAACGGTACCTGATTTAGCACCGCCTGCAAAGAAGGTGGCAGGGGTTTGACCCGGCTTGAGATAATGCACCTCAAGGCGACCATCAGCCTCAAGAGCAACCCACTGAATAAAGTGCTCATCAAGCATAGGATGCTCAACCTCGCCAACAACAACATGAATAATGTTGCCGTCACGCTGAACTTCTATTGCGGGTACGTGCTTCTCGGTTGCACCGTCAGAAGTACCAGCCTCCAAAACCTCATATCCAGCAGGAGCAACAACCTCAGCTGCAGAAATTAATACCTCGCCAGTCTCAGTATTCTTTAAAAATGTAGCCATAATGCATCGATCCTTTCAGATCACAGTGTACGAATGCGTTACTTATTATGCCCTAATTAGAGCACGCTAAGCAGCGAGAAGTCATTAACATTAATGCGTCAAATGCTAGTCAAAATGTCACGGCACTTAACACGAGGGCAACGACAAAGATATAGGCAGAAAGCATATAAGAATTCGCCCTCTTTTCCCAGGTAGCATCCCATAAATCATAGCTTAAAGTCGTTTCTCTCCGACTTCGCTATAGGCAAGAATCAAAAATCGAATCATGTTTTGAGTGTCTATAGCCATGACCATATTAGGTAGTACTTTGCATGGATACGCTGAAGCGAGGTTTTATACGCAGATAAACGACAAACGGAACAGCTTGCAAGGGATCCGGCGCTCTAATCGCGAAAGATGTAACAAGGTGTTCCGATGAACCAAATTATATGCAAAACAAGACTGGCTGCAAGCGATATTGTTCGCGCACCGCCAACACATGTGTGCCTGCTCGAATAGGGAAATACCTCGGAAACAGTGATTAGCACTCTTGCTCACAAAAAGTGTCAACGTGAGCGCATATACGCCCAAGACCATCATTTCAAACTCAATTACAAAAGAATCCCTTTTAACAGGCTAACAAATTCTGAGATATTAGAGTAGTAGTTGGGGTAAGCAAGACAAAGGTCATTGAGAGAGCCTGCTCTTGCCATAAGATAGATTTTATTAGTTTGGTCTCCCTCAAGCTCGGTATATTTTGAGGCAGCGCGTATCTCATTTTCAGAATCATAAATGTCTAGCTTTATCAGTTGTTCATCTAAGTCCACACTTATCAAACAACTATCAGTACGCGATATCTGCTTTCTAGCATCATACA
This region of Collinsella sp. zg1085 genomic DNA includes:
- a CDS encoding desulfoferrodoxin family protein, with the translated sequence MATFLKNTETGEVLISAAEVVAPAGYEVLEAGTSDGATEKHVPAIEVQRDGNIIHVVVGEVEHPMLDEHFIQWVALEADGRLEVHYLKPGQTPATFFAGGAKSGTVYEYCNLHGLWKATF